The Maridesulfovibrio ferrireducens genome segment ACCCACGCTCAGAGCGTCCAGAAAAATCTGCATGGGTTTCGGAAATTTATTAAAAAACAGGCCGACTGCGATATGACTTTTGTATAACTGAGAAAAAGCCAGTGAAAACCCCGCGGCAACAGCCCCTAGAAAACCCATAAGTTCAAAAGTGCCCTTCACAGGAACCCATGTTGCACGAAAAACCATATTAGCACAGGCGAGCACAACCATTGCCGTAAGAGCTGAGCCTGCAATCCACGCTAAAATGCGGCAGAAAAGGATAGAAATTTTTTCCAATTTATTGATCATAAGCTGATTTTAATGACTCCCCGCCGCTAAAAGACGGGGAGGTTTTTCAAAACTTTAATTATTTTGCAGAATCGTATTTGACGCGGGAAGTTTCAACTTCAGCAAGAACAGCATCGGCATCAACACCTGAATCAACAGCTTTTGTTTTCCAGTCATTGATCAGAGGCATAGTCTTTTCTTTGATTGTCTGCATGTCAGCTTCAGGCATGGTGATAAGCTCAATGTCATATTTCTCTTTAGACCATGCAAGAGAATCTTTCACATGCTGATCCATATACTGTCCTGTCCATTCAGCCTGTTCACGACCGAGATCATTCATAACTTTTTTAACATCATCAGGAAGAGCTTCCCATGAACTCTTGTTCATTATGATTGCAAAAGGATAAACAGCGGTATTGGTCACAGTTTCATAACGGCATATTTCAGCGAAATTCATATCTTTCAACACATCAAAAGAAGAG includes the following:
- a CDS encoding TRAP transporter small permease, producing MINKLEKISILFCRILAWIAGSALTAMVVLACANMVFRATWVPVKGTFELMGFLGAVAAGFSLAFSQLYKSHIAVGLFFNKFPKPMQIFLDALSVGVSCVFFALCAIEAAKWGMFLYDLGEVSETLGIEFYPFVFFVALGCAMMSWVLLLDFVRTLSGKEPLKLV